The genomic window TCGTAGCCCGCCGCCGCGCGCCCGGCGGGAGGATCGCCGCGGGGGGCTTGCCTCGCGGTGGCGTCGGCAGTCAGGCCTGGACGGGTCGGGATGACCCGGGAGCATCATATCATGGACGACACGGGTGCCCGGGGCGGCTCCGAGGGATCGAAGCAGAAGCCGAAGCGGCCCTGGCGGCGGCGATTGTGCCTCGCCGCGCTGCTGCTCGTGGCGGCCGGCGGGCTGCTCCTCTGGGCCCTGCCGTGGATGGCGGGGCTCTCGCCGTCGCGTCTGGCGATCGTCGCGAGGGTGAACCGGGCCCTGGCGCCCAGCCGGGTGGAGGTCGGCGGGCTCTCGATCTCCTGGTTCGGGACGATCCGGGCCACGGGGCTCTCGCTCACGGACAAGGACGGCAAGGTGATCGTCACCGCCGAGGGCGCGGAGCTCGACCGGGGCCTCGCGGCGCTGCTGATCGACCCGTCGCGGCTCGGCACGATCACGGTGGACGGGGCGAAGGCCGACATCGAGCGCCGGGCCGACGGCTCGATCGACCTGGTGGACGCCCTCACGCCGCCGCGCCCCGCGGAGAAGACTCCGCCGCCCCGGGGTGAGGGGAAGCCGCTGGACCTGACGCTGAAGATCGTCCGCAGCGCGGTCGTGGTCCGCTCCCCGGAGCTCGTCGAGCCGATCACGGCGGGCCAGGCCGAGGTCACGGTCCGGCTGCCGGCCGCCGCCGACAAGAAGCTCGGCTGGCAGGTCCGGCTGGCGACCCCGCCCGGCGGCATCGCGGAGCAGACGCTCGCGGTCGACGGCGAGTTCGACCATCGCGCCGAGGGCTCGCCGGACACCGCGGTCCGGATCGCGGGGAAGGACTGGCCGCTCGCGATCGCCGCCGGGGGGCTCGTCACGCGAGGGCGGCTCGACGGCGAGATCCGGGCCGGCCGTTCGGCGGGCCGCTGGGGGGCGTCGGGCGAGGCGGACGTGCTGGGCCTCGACGTCGACGGCCCGGCGCTGGCCGGCGACCGGCTGAAGCTCGACGCGGTCAAGGGCTCCTGGGACCTGGCGCAGGACGGCGGGGCGTGGGCGATCCGGAAGCTCGCGGTCGATTGCCCGGTCGGCTCCCTCGGGGCCGCCGCGACCGTCGGCGGGGACCCCGCCAAGGGGGCCGACGCCCACCTGGAGGGGCGGATCGACCTCGCGGCGCTCGCGAGGCTGATCCCCCGGGCGCTCCGGCTCCGCGAGGGCATCGCGCTGGACCGCGGCGAGGCCCGCGTCGTCCTGGACCTTAAGACGGCGGGCGACGCGCAGGAGGCCTCGCTGGAGGCGAACGTCTCCGACCTGGCGGGCCGGGAGGGGGCCCGGGTGTTCACGCTCGGCGCGCCGGCGACGCTCGTCGCCCGCGGACGGCGTTCGGCGGCGGGGCTGACCGTGGACGCGCTCGAGCTGAAGTCCGCCTTCGCGTCCCTCAAGGGCTCCGGCGACCCGGGGAGCGGGATCAAGGTGTCCGGGACGTTCGACCTGGCCGCGGTGCAGGCCCAGTTCCGCGAGCTGATCGACTTCGGCGGCGTTGCCCTGGCCGGCCGGGGCGGCCTGGCGGCGGACTATCGCCGCGAGAAGTCCGCGTTCATCGGCCGCGGCGTGCTGGAGGTCCGCGGGCTCGACCTCGCCGGGCTGGCCGCGTCGCCGTACTCCCGGGAGGTCCTCCGGCTCGAGGTCGACGCCACCGGCCCGGCGGACCCGGCCGGCCTGCCGGCGTCCTGGGCGGAGCTCCGGGCCAAGTTCCAGACGCCCCGCGAGGTGGCCTCCCTCGCCGCGACCTCGCGGGACGGCGCGGTGGCCTGGAAGGGCGCGGCCTCGCTCCCGGTGGCCCTCGCGACGCGGAGCGGCCGGGCCGGGGCCGAGTCCTCCGGCCGATGGACAACCGCGGCGGCGACGGCGCCCGGCCGGGGCGTGATCGAGGTGGACGAGCTCCGCCTGAACGCCCGCCCGGACGACCCGGCGCTCGCCGCCGACGGGCTCCTGCTGGCCTCCGTCCGCGGCCGGCTGGACCTCGACGCCGACGAGCTGACGGTCGCCCCCCTGCCCCCTCGCCCCGGCGAGAAGACCCCGCTGGAGCTGGCCGGCAACGGCCTCAAGCTCCGCGGCCTGCTGAAGAACCCCTCGGCGCCGGAGTCCGCCGACGTGGAGGTCCGGGGCGACCTCGCGGCCATCGACCGGGCCCTCGCCATCTGGACGGGGCAGGCCGGCTCCGGGCTGGCCGGCCCGGCCGCGGCCCGGATCATCGCCGAGCCCGACGGCGGCCGGCTCAAGCTGCGACTCGCCGCGAAGGCCCCCGCCGCGCTCGGGGGCAAGGCCGTGGACCTGGCCTTCCGCGGGGCCTACGAAGCGGCGACCGACCGGCTGGATTGCCAGTCGCTGACGGCCGTCACCCCCTATGCCCGGGTCGACGCCTCCGGCCAGGTCGTCGAGGCGACCGCCCGCCGCGTCGCCGACCTCTCCGGCACGCTCGCCCCGGACTGGCAGGCCCTGACCGCGATCGTGGAGCAGGCCGTCGAGGCCGAGGCCAGGCTCGAGGGCAGGCCGCGTGGCTTCCGCGTCAAGGGCCCGCTCTCCGGCGGCTCCCTGGCCGCGATCGTCAAGGGGCTGGAGGAGGCGGAGCTCGGCGTGGACCTCACCTCGGCCGACGTCTTCGGCCTGGCTCTCGGCGAGGCCCCCGTCGTGGTCCGCTGCAAGGGGGGCGTGCTCGCCGTCGATCGCATCCAGACGACCCTGAACGAGGGCCGCGTGGACCTGCGCCCGGGCCTCACCGTCGACGACGCCCAGGGGATCGCCGTCCTCCTCGGCGAGGGCTCCGCGCTCTCGGGGGTGAAGGTCAATGACGAGGTCTCCCGCCGGGTGCTCAGCTACGTGGCGCCGGTGCTCGACCGGGCGACGCACGTGAGCGGGACGATCGCGGCCGACATGAAGGGCGAGATCCCGATCACCGGCCCGCCGAGCCGGACGACCACGCTGAACGGCCACCTCGCGTTCCAGGACGTGGTCTTCGCCCCCGGCCCGGCCGCGGCCGAGGTCCTCTCGGTGGTCGGCCGCAGGGCCCAGGAGGGCATCCGCATGCAGCAGCCGGTCCAGCTCTCGATCGCCAACCGGCGGGTGATCCAGGAGGGGCTGAAGGTCACCGTCCGCCAGGGCGTGGACGTCGGCCTGAAGGGCTCGGTGGGCTTCGACCAGACGCTGGAGCTGAAGGCCACCGTCCCCATCACGAAGGCCATGCTCGGCTCGCAGGCCCCCGCGCAGCTCGGCGACGCCCTCCGCGGCAACGACATCACCATCCCGATCGGCGGCACCGTCTCCCACCCGACGGTCGACCGCAGGGCCCTCCGCGTGGCCCTCGGCAACCTCTCCAAGGGGGCCGTCCGGCAGGGCCTCCAGAAGGAGGCCTCGAAGCTCCTCGACCGCCTGGGCCCTCCCCCGGCCGCCGGCCCCGGCACGCCCCCGGGGGCGAGGCGCCCGAGGTCCAAGGCCGATGCCCTCGAGGGCCTGGAGGACCAGCTCCTGAGGCGCGTCCTCCCCGGCGGCAAGCCCTGACCCGCGCCCCCGCGCGTTCCCGAGACCAGGACTGGCGGGATGGGGCACTCGCGGCCTCTTCGGAACCGGGGCCTCGCGGCGGCGGGGGTGGCCGGGCCAAGGCTGCCTCCGACCGCCGGCCGCCTCCCGCGCCCTCGGATGCCTCCCGCGTCCGCGTCGTCCTGGGCCACGCTCCGTGGCTCTGCTCGTCGCGCGGCCTTGCTTCGAAAGATTCGCCGCAAGTCGATCGCGGAGAACACCTTGACCTCGGTTTTCGAACGGCTTCGCCACCCCATTCGCCGAGGCCTTTCCTCGCCGCTTCGCCCCTCTCCCCGGCCCGGGGCGCCGGGGCGGACTCGCGGGCGACTCCCGGGATCGGCCTGCTCGCCGGGGGGGCCGACCGCCTCGCGGAGCCTCTCGCGGCTGTGGCGTCGCGGCACCTTGGCTCCTTCGCCCGCTTGCCGGAGCGGGGTGAGGTGCGAGCCTGCGATCGGGTCGACCTCCTTGACGTGCCCTCGACGCGGGGCTCGTCACGGTCGCGACGGCAGGCGGCGAGGCGCGAAGGCCCGCACCGCCGTCAACCCACCCTCTCCCGCAGGGCGGGCGAGGGAGAGATCCCTGCTCGTCGGTCTCGGCCGGCGCAACCGAACTGGCCATCGCGACCTCACGTCAACGCCCTTGAAAGCCGACGGCGTCCGGCGGCCCGGGATGTCCCCGACCTCACCATGGCCCGGACCCTCCGCGACGATCCGAGAACGGGGACGAACGCGCGGTCTCTCGCAGCTTTTACCCAGTACGCTCCCCCCTGGACTTTCTCCGGTTTCATCGGACCGGGGATTTCTCCGGGGGAGTCGTCCCGCGCCGTCGCCACCGTGCCGGCCGGGGCGCCGGACAGACTGCCGTGCGTCTCGCCCCGTCGCGGGCCGGTTGCCGGAGTTCCAACCCCCGGAAGCCAGGGATACGATTCGGTCCGGCAGGCCCCCGTCCCCGCAGGTCACCCGCAACGGGCGTCCGGACGGTCGGGTCCTCACGACCAGCAACAGCCTTGAGGCCGCGCGACGCCTCGGGCAGAAAGGGCGGCGTTGATGGACGCGGACGACTTCCGAGAACTGGCGATCGGCTTCGATGACGTCGAGGAAGGCGCCCACATGGGGGCCGCCGACTTCCGCGTCGGGGGGCGCATCTTCGCCACGCTCGCCCATGGGCATCTCGGGCTCGGGAACCTGATGCTCTCTCCCGAGCTGCAGCGGTCGCTCATCGCCGAGGCCCCGGACGTTTTCCTCCCCGTCTCCGGCGGCTGGGGGCGGCAGGGCGCGACCCACATCCGCCTGGCGGAGGCGTCTCCCGAGCAGTTGCTCCACGGGCTCCGGCTCGCCTGGAACCTCCGAGTCCAGAAGAACGCCCGGTCCGGCAAGCGTAAGGCTCCTCACTGACCGCGACGCCCGGCGTCGCGTGCCCTGGCTCAAGTCCCGGCCCGCTCTCACCGATGATCTTCTCCTCTGATCCCGATCCGTCATCCCGCGAGGTACCATGGAACCGAAGATTGTCGAAGCCGGGGCCGGCCGCTCCCTGAACGTCCTCGGCGACAACCAGCTCATCCGCCTGACGGGCGAGGACACCGGCGGGGCGCTCACGCTCGTCGAGCAGGCCAACCCGCCCGGCGTCGGGGTGCCCATGCACGTCCACGCGAACGAGGACGAGGTCTTCCACGTCCTCGAAGGGGCGCTGGACTTCACCGTCGGCGGCCGGACGCGGCGGGCCGAGGCCGGGGCGGTGGTCTTCCTGCCGCGCAACGTGCCGCATGCTTTCGTCGCCGTGGGGCCGGGGACGACTCGCTCGACGGTCACGGCCTTCCCGGCCGGGATCGAGCTCATGTTCTACGAGCTGGGCGAGCTGCCGCCCGGCCCGCCGGACATGGCCCGGGTGCTCGATATCTGCGGCCGGTACGGCATCCGGTTCCTCGAGCCCGCGCAGCCCGGCGACGACGTGGCGGGTGTGTAACCCGGCGGCGGCGAGGAGCTCAGTATGACGGGCGGCCGCGGGCGTTTCATGCGACCGTGCCTCGAGCTCGCCGCCGCGGCCCCGGCGACACCCCGGTCGGCAGCGTCGTCGTCCTCGACGGTGCGATCCTCGGCGAAGGGATCGAGGCCCTCCCCGCCGGCGACTCGATCACCGGCCACGCCGAGACGCTCGCCTGCCGGGCGGCGCTCGACGCGACCGGCCGCAGGGACCTCGCCGGGGCGATCGTATACACCGCCGCCGAGCCGTGCTCCCCGTGCGGCTCCGGGAAGGAGACCCCGGTCATCGGCGCCGTCACCTCGATCCATCCCATCCCGATCGACCCCCGCTCGTCGGCCGGCGCCCGGCCCCGTCCGTGATCGCCGGGGTCCTGCGCGACGAATGCGAGCGGCCGAAGTCGAGGCGATGACCCCGGCGAGTGCCTGAGTCTCCGTGCGCGAACCGGTTCGGTCCCCGACCGCGCTCCACCGGAGCCCGGGCCCGCGGGCCATCGCCGGATCCTGGCTCTCCAGACAATCGGGGGACCAGCGACCGCCGGTCCGACGTTGGACCGCTTCGTGCGACGCCGCGAAAGCCGGATAGTCCGCCTGAAGCCCCGCCAGGCGGCCCCGTCTGGCGCGGGCGGACACGCCCGACCGCGGGGGGCGTCCGGCCGCCCGCACCCCCGCTGCCCCCCAGCACAAGGTGCACCCCTCAAATCCATCGGCTTCGGCCAGGGTGGTTCATCTGTACTCTACGAATAAGAAGATAATAATACTATATTTGAAAATGATGTATAGATTGCGAATTTCGCCGATTTGACGGATGGCATAATGGAAGAAAGAGTCCTTGCTGGGCGGCGTGTTCGTAGAAGAAACAGGACCCGTGCCGTATCCAAGATGCCGCCAGGCAGGAAGAGCTGCCGGTCGACTCGTTCCACTCCCGGCCGGCGTGGCAGGTGAGCATCACTCTCGCCCGGGGCCCAGGTCGAGGATCGCATGCAGAAAGGCTACCACTCCCCGGAGGTGTTGCTGTGGGACCCGATCTTTCCGAACCTGCCGACTTCCTGACGAGTCACAAGTTCCACGACGATCCCGATATCCTCGCCGCGGCCCCCGACGCGATAGGGGCGGGGCCGGTCAAGCCGCGGAGGCGCGACCTCTTCGACGACGAGACTTTCCTGAAAATCACCGGCAGGACGCGGGAAGAGTTCGAGGAAGAGAAGGAGTACGACGACCTGTTGCGCCGCGGGGCGAGGTCCCAGGAGGTGAGCCAGGCATTCGCCATCATCCGCTTGGGTTTCCTGACATTGGTGAGCGGCCTGGCCGTCACGTTCTGGACGCTGGCATTCGCCGTCTATCGAGGTGGGGGCGTCTACGTCCTGGCGTGGGGACCTGTCCTGTTCGGTGGCCTCTGCATCTTCAGGGGCCTGGGGTTGCTCTTCTCGTCTCCTCCACTCAAGGACGGCCGATAATCCCGGCGCCACGCGATCGTCTGCCCGTCGTGGCCGCACGGCATGGCAGCCTGGTCATCCCTCTCGGTCGTTCTTACTGGAACCTCCCAGTCGGGCGGGCATC from Aquisphaera giovannonii includes these protein-coding regions:
- a CDS encoding cupin domain-containing protein produces the protein MEPKIVEAGAGRSLNVLGDNQLIRLTGEDTGGALTLVEQANPPGVGVPMHVHANEDEVFHVLEGALDFTVGGRTRRAEAGAVVFLPRNVPHAFVAVGPGTTRSTVTAFPAGIELMFYELGELPPGPPDMARVLDICGRYGIRFLEPAQPGDDVAGV
- a CDS encoding MmcQ/YjbR family DNA-binding protein, with protein sequence MDADDFRELAIGFDDVEEGAHMGAADFRVGGRIFATLAHGHLGLGNLMLSPELQRSLIAEAPDVFLPVSGGWGRQGATHIRLAEASPEQLLHGLRLAWNLRVQKNARSGKRKAPH
- a CDS encoding deaminase, which codes for MPRARRRGPGDTPVGSVVVLDGAILGEGIEALPAGDSITGHAETLACRAALDATGRRDLAGAIVYTAAEPCSPCGSGKETPVIGAVTSIHPIPIDPRSSAGARPRP